From the Lathyrus oleraceus cultivar Zhongwan6 chromosome 4, CAAS_Psat_ZW6_1.0, whole genome shotgun sequence genome, one window contains:
- the LOC127075625 gene encoding mediator of RNA polymerase II transcription subunit 15a isoform X3, producing the protein MVNCTNNMQMVKFEYFSNKMDSGNQVANIATMRWKTTESRRRVVKAIVKELIKQGSPDPKLTLNDAIQSVSQFEVNASASAKTQDEYISLVREQIKRIRARSWKTVVVKKKITNPSATEIDANGDWQEHVYERLQFLKQRYYYAVQSLYRNCCRDLQVDPSKEFVGLKRKSQLENILSLFELSKSQITADMKDQARKAEEYIRNALNILNKQPNRQQSPDVQLKQLFFGPSNSIFSQPNNMVSQDHRVAMPIGSSQHGIINQSSIVKGQSNAVKQQTNIAFQEFGVNNNTPRISATQAFGTRTKTERILPLIKESNAVKQETNIALQEFGVNNNAPRILATEAFGTRTNTERILPLIKESNDQNQGFHNTKVQSHAMQKLIRALTSVSPEALSAAVGEIEEVVHLNDKIPEVVDEQGLPIVITPGGWKMPRSFISTTCDTPSMLEGFNQFTYTAESNLNSFTIKGKHSQTVQENQNLLAEIKDINNQLFDCEVVIAEKENAKSAVGVATDQSEGLVVKILYNAVTINQNIISHFTADKKSLIEPLRLLIPSSYPSCSLVILDELPLEVSDDLSALSERAKEKLRFNLGKMNEPLLIKDIARVWERCAREAILDYAHANSGGSFTSMHGGLEAC; encoded by the exons ATGGTGAATTGCACCAACAACATGCAAATG GTCAAATTTGAGTATTTCTCAAACAAAATGGATAGTGGTAACCAGGTTGCTAACATTGCGACCATGAGATGGAAAACAACTGAGTCTCGGAGAAGGGTTGTAAAGGCCAT CGTGAAAGAATTAATCAAGCAAGGTTCTCCCGATCCAAAACTTACCTTAAATGATGCTATTCAATCTGTAAGCCAATTTGAGGTGAATGCGAGTGCTTCTGCTAAAACCCAG GATGAGTACATTAGTTTGGTGAGAGAGCAGATAAAGCGGATTCGTGCACGGTCTTGGAAGACTGTTGTTGTAAAAAAAAAGATCACTAACCCTTCTGCTACAG AAATAGATGCAAACGGAGACTGGCAGGAGCATGTTTATGAAAGG CTTCAATTTCTGAAACAAAGATATTACTATGCAGTCCAATCACTTTACCGAAACTGTTGTAGAGATCTTCAG GTTGATCCTTCAAAAGAATTTGTCGGACTTAAACGTAAGAGTCAACTGGAAAATATTCTTTCACTCTTTGAACTGAGTAAAAGCCAGATCACTGCTGATATGAAGGATCAAGCAAGAAAAGCAGAGGAATATATACGAAACGCTCTAAATATTCTCAACAAGCAGCCCAACAGGCAGCAGTCACCTGATGTGCAACTCAAGCAACTGTTTTTTGGCCCATCCAATTCTATATTTTCTCAACCG AACAATATGGTTTCTCAAGATCACCGAGTTGCAATGCCAATTGGTAGTTCACAGCACGGTATTATAAATCAATCGTCAATAGTAAAAG GCCAGAGCAATGCTGTCAAACAACAGACAAACATTGCATTCCAAGAATTTGGTGTAAACAATAACACTCCAAGGATTTCGGCAACTCAAGCATTTGGTACAAGGACCAAGACCGAGAGGATTTTACCCTTGATTAAAGAAAGCAATGCTGTCAAACAAGAGACAAACATTGCACTCCAAGAGTTTGGTGTAAACAACAACGCTCCAAGGATTTTGGCAACTGAAGCATTTGGTACAAGGACCAACACTGAGAGGATTTTACCCTTGATTAAAGAAAGCAATGATCAAAATCAAGGATTTCACAACACTAAAGTGCAAAGTCATGCAATGCAGAAGCTGATTAGAGCG TTGACATCTGTTTCTCCTGAAGCACTGAGTGCAGCAGTTGGCGAAATTGAAGAGGTGGTTCATTTGAATGATAAAATACCAGAGGTGGTTGATGAACAAGGACTACCAATCGTCATTACTCCCGGAG GATGGAAAATGCCTCGCAGCTTTATTTCAACCACCTGTGATACTCCTAGCATGCTTGAGGGTTTCAATCAGTTCACTTACACTGCGGAATCTAACTTAAATTCTTTCACAATTAAAGGAAAACACTCACAAACTGTG CAGGAAAATCAGAACCTTTTAGCAGAAATAAAAGACATAAACAATCAATTGTTCGATTGTGAGGTGGTTATCGCTGAAAAGGAAAATGCTAAAAGTGCGGTTGGAGTAGCTACTGATCAAAGTGAAGGTTTAGTTGTTAAAATCCTGTATAATGCAGTGACTATCAATCAGAACATTATATCTCACTTTACTGCTGATAAAAAG TCATTGATCGAACCGCTACGATTGCTTATTCCTTCAAGTTATCCCTCTTGCTCTCTTGTTATTCTCGACGAATTGCCATTGGAAGTCAG TGATGACCTGAGCGCTCTATCTGAGAGAGCAAAAGAAAAGCTGCGATTTAATCTTGGAAAAATGAATGAACCACTGTTGATTAAAGATATAGCAAGAGTGTGGGAACGTTGTGCTAGAGAAGCAATCCTTGATTATGCACATGCTAATAGTGGTGGAAGTTTTACCTCAATGCATGGAGGGTTGGAGGCCTGTTGA
- the LOC127075625 gene encoding mediator of RNA polymerase II transcription subunit 15a isoform X2, with amino-acid sequence MVNCTNNMQMVKFEYFSNKMDSGNQVANIATMRWKTTESRRRVVKAIVKELIKQGSPDPKLTLNDAIQSVSQFEVNASASAKTQDEYISLVREQIKRIRARSWKTVVVKKKITNPSATAEIDANGDWQEHVYERLQFLKQRYYYAVQSLYRNCCRDLQVDPSKEFVGLKRKSQLENILSLFELSKSQITADMKDQARKAEEYIRNALNILNKQPNRQQSPDVQLKQLFFGPSNSIFSQPNNMVSQDHRVAMPIGSSQHGIINQSSIVKGQSNAVKQQTNIAFQEFGVNNNTPRISATQAFGTRTKTERILPLIKESNAVKQETNIALQEFGVNNNAPRILATEAFGTRTNTERILPLIKESNDQNQGFHNTKVQSHAMQKLIRALTSVSPEALSAAVGEIEEVVHLNDKIPEVVDEQGLPIVITPGGWKMPRSFISTTCDTPSMLEGFNQFTYTAESNLNSFTIKGKHSQTVENQNLLAEIKDINNQLFDCEVVIAEKENAKSAVGVATDQSEGLVVKILYNAVTINQNIISHFTADKKSLIEPLRLLIPSSYPSCSLVILDELPLEVSDDLSALSERAKEKLRFNLGKMNEPLLIKDIARVWERCAREAILDYAHANSGGSFTSMHGGLEAC; translated from the exons ATGGTGAATTGCACCAACAACATGCAAATG GTCAAATTTGAGTATTTCTCAAACAAAATGGATAGTGGTAACCAGGTTGCTAACATTGCGACCATGAGATGGAAAACAACTGAGTCTCGGAGAAGGGTTGTAAAGGCCAT CGTGAAAGAATTAATCAAGCAAGGTTCTCCCGATCCAAAACTTACCTTAAATGATGCTATTCAATCTGTAAGCCAATTTGAGGTGAATGCGAGTGCTTCTGCTAAAACCCAG GATGAGTACATTAGTTTGGTGAGAGAGCAGATAAAGCGGATTCGTGCACGGTCTTGGAAGACTGTTGTTGTAAAAAAAAAGATCACTAACCCTTCTGCTACAG CAGAAATAGATGCAAACGGAGACTGGCAGGAGCATGTTTATGAAAGG CTTCAATTTCTGAAACAAAGATATTACTATGCAGTCCAATCACTTTACCGAAACTGTTGTAGAGATCTTCAG GTTGATCCTTCAAAAGAATTTGTCGGACTTAAACGTAAGAGTCAACTGGAAAATATTCTTTCACTCTTTGAACTGAGTAAAAGCCAGATCACTGCTGATATGAAGGATCAAGCAAGAAAAGCAGAGGAATATATACGAAACGCTCTAAATATTCTCAACAAGCAGCCCAACAGGCAGCAGTCACCTGATGTGCAACTCAAGCAACTGTTTTTTGGCCCATCCAATTCTATATTTTCTCAACCG AACAATATGGTTTCTCAAGATCACCGAGTTGCAATGCCAATTGGTAGTTCACAGCACGGTATTATAAATCAATCGTCAATAGTAAAAG GCCAGAGCAATGCTGTCAAACAACAGACAAACATTGCATTCCAAGAATTTGGTGTAAACAATAACACTCCAAGGATTTCGGCAACTCAAGCATTTGGTACAAGGACCAAGACCGAGAGGATTTTACCCTTGATTAAAGAAAGCAATGCTGTCAAACAAGAGACAAACATTGCACTCCAAGAGTTTGGTGTAAACAACAACGCTCCAAGGATTTTGGCAACTGAAGCATTTGGTACAAGGACCAACACTGAGAGGATTTTACCCTTGATTAAAGAAAGCAATGATCAAAATCAAGGATTTCACAACACTAAAGTGCAAAGTCATGCAATGCAGAAGCTGATTAGAGCG TTGACATCTGTTTCTCCTGAAGCACTGAGTGCAGCAGTTGGCGAAATTGAAGAGGTGGTTCATTTGAATGATAAAATACCAGAGGTGGTTGATGAACAAGGACTACCAATCGTCATTACTCCCGGAG GATGGAAAATGCCTCGCAGCTTTATTTCAACCACCTGTGATACTCCTAGCATGCTTGAGGGTTTCAATCAGTTCACTTACACTGCGGAATCTAACTTAAATTCTTTCACAATTAAAGGAAAACACTCACAAACTGTG GAAAATCAGAACCTTTTAGCAGAAATAAAAGACATAAACAATCAATTGTTCGATTGTGAGGTGGTTATCGCTGAAAAGGAAAATGCTAAAAGTGCGGTTGGAGTAGCTACTGATCAAAGTGAAGGTTTAGTTGTTAAAATCCTGTATAATGCAGTGACTATCAATCAGAACATTATATCTCACTTTACTGCTGATAAAAAG TCATTGATCGAACCGCTACGATTGCTTATTCCTTCAAGTTATCCCTCTTGCTCTCTTGTTATTCTCGACGAATTGCCATTGGAAGTCAG TGATGACCTGAGCGCTCTATCTGAGAGAGCAAAAGAAAAGCTGCGATTTAATCTTGGAAAAATGAATGAACCACTGTTGATTAAAGATATAGCAAGAGTGTGGGAACGTTGTGCTAGAGAAGCAATCCTTGATTATGCACATGCTAATAGTGGTGGAAGTTTTACCTCAATGCATGGAGGGTTGGAGGCCTGTTGA
- the LOC127075625 gene encoding mediator of RNA polymerase II transcription subunit 15a isoform X1, with amino-acid sequence MVNCTNNMQMVKFEYFSNKMDSGNQVANIATMRWKTTESRRRVVKAIVKELIKQGSPDPKLTLNDAIQSVSQFEVNASASAKTQDEYISLVREQIKRIRARSWKTVVVKKKITNPSATAEIDANGDWQEHVYERLQFLKQRYYYAVQSLYRNCCRDLQVDPSKEFVGLKRKSQLENILSLFELSKSQITADMKDQARKAEEYIRNALNILNKQPNRQQSPDVQLKQLFFGPSNSIFSQPNNMVSQDHRVAMPIGSSQHGIINQSSIVKGQSNAVKQQTNIAFQEFGVNNNTPRISATQAFGTRTKTERILPLIKESNAVKQETNIALQEFGVNNNAPRILATEAFGTRTNTERILPLIKESNDQNQGFHNTKVQSHAMQKLIRALTSVSPEALSAAVGEIEEVVHLNDKIPEVVDEQGLPIVITPGGWKMPRSFISTTCDTPSMLEGFNQFTYTAESNLNSFTIKGKHSQTVQENQNLLAEIKDINNQLFDCEVVIAEKENAKSAVGVATDQSEGLVVKILYNAVTINQNIISHFTADKKSLIEPLRLLIPSSYPSCSLVILDELPLEVSDDLSALSERAKEKLRFNLGKMNEPLLIKDIARVWERCAREAILDYAHANSGGSFTSMHGGLEAC; translated from the exons ATGGTGAATTGCACCAACAACATGCAAATG GTCAAATTTGAGTATTTCTCAAACAAAATGGATAGTGGTAACCAGGTTGCTAACATTGCGACCATGAGATGGAAAACAACTGAGTCTCGGAGAAGGGTTGTAAAGGCCAT CGTGAAAGAATTAATCAAGCAAGGTTCTCCCGATCCAAAACTTACCTTAAATGATGCTATTCAATCTGTAAGCCAATTTGAGGTGAATGCGAGTGCTTCTGCTAAAACCCAG GATGAGTACATTAGTTTGGTGAGAGAGCAGATAAAGCGGATTCGTGCACGGTCTTGGAAGACTGTTGTTGTAAAAAAAAAGATCACTAACCCTTCTGCTACAG CAGAAATAGATGCAAACGGAGACTGGCAGGAGCATGTTTATGAAAGG CTTCAATTTCTGAAACAAAGATATTACTATGCAGTCCAATCACTTTACCGAAACTGTTGTAGAGATCTTCAG GTTGATCCTTCAAAAGAATTTGTCGGACTTAAACGTAAGAGTCAACTGGAAAATATTCTTTCACTCTTTGAACTGAGTAAAAGCCAGATCACTGCTGATATGAAGGATCAAGCAAGAAAAGCAGAGGAATATATACGAAACGCTCTAAATATTCTCAACAAGCAGCCCAACAGGCAGCAGTCACCTGATGTGCAACTCAAGCAACTGTTTTTTGGCCCATCCAATTCTATATTTTCTCAACCG AACAATATGGTTTCTCAAGATCACCGAGTTGCAATGCCAATTGGTAGTTCACAGCACGGTATTATAAATCAATCGTCAATAGTAAAAG GCCAGAGCAATGCTGTCAAACAACAGACAAACATTGCATTCCAAGAATTTGGTGTAAACAATAACACTCCAAGGATTTCGGCAACTCAAGCATTTGGTACAAGGACCAAGACCGAGAGGATTTTACCCTTGATTAAAGAAAGCAATGCTGTCAAACAAGAGACAAACATTGCACTCCAAGAGTTTGGTGTAAACAACAACGCTCCAAGGATTTTGGCAACTGAAGCATTTGGTACAAGGACCAACACTGAGAGGATTTTACCCTTGATTAAAGAAAGCAATGATCAAAATCAAGGATTTCACAACACTAAAGTGCAAAGTCATGCAATGCAGAAGCTGATTAGAGCG TTGACATCTGTTTCTCCTGAAGCACTGAGTGCAGCAGTTGGCGAAATTGAAGAGGTGGTTCATTTGAATGATAAAATACCAGAGGTGGTTGATGAACAAGGACTACCAATCGTCATTACTCCCGGAG GATGGAAAATGCCTCGCAGCTTTATTTCAACCACCTGTGATACTCCTAGCATGCTTGAGGGTTTCAATCAGTTCACTTACACTGCGGAATCTAACTTAAATTCTTTCACAATTAAAGGAAAACACTCACAAACTGTG CAGGAAAATCAGAACCTTTTAGCAGAAATAAAAGACATAAACAATCAATTGTTCGATTGTGAGGTGGTTATCGCTGAAAAGGAAAATGCTAAAAGTGCGGTTGGAGTAGCTACTGATCAAAGTGAAGGTTTAGTTGTTAAAATCCTGTATAATGCAGTGACTATCAATCAGAACATTATATCTCACTTTACTGCTGATAAAAAG TCATTGATCGAACCGCTACGATTGCTTATTCCTTCAAGTTATCCCTCTTGCTCTCTTGTTATTCTCGACGAATTGCCATTGGAAGTCAG TGATGACCTGAGCGCTCTATCTGAGAGAGCAAAAGAAAAGCTGCGATTTAATCTTGGAAAAATGAATGAACCACTGTTGATTAAAGATATAGCAAGAGTGTGGGAACGTTGTGCTAGAGAAGCAATCCTTGATTATGCACATGCTAATAGTGGTGGAAGTTTTACCTCAATGCATGGAGGGTTGGAGGCCTGTTGA
- the LOC127137689 gene encoding uncharacterized protein LOC127137689 produces MSQQSNSSSSKNMFGSPSAEPSNPNREDPVADSANTPHARRPKETVSGFSSAIALEERTKEGSRYVHNAIATMVTGILSGNHKVLGVSIPLNTIEPDIVTYQENIESLGKNISDDVEQTDAHKESNVDKPLDNVAGEEVHVTHDVSDNPNCEAETVDLEEFSDNELLSSVLPSIAKRVRIRREKKIVAQRSPGKKIDVPTSSKTTVAVESSLKRKVHGPTKSWSKEVPKKKKTKSVVVESDSDVPCNVSDTLWKYVYQKRLALERELVQNVLDCKDIMDLIQGAGLLKTVTQFSKCYEMLVKEFIVNLFEEYVDGKSKEFRKVYVRGKCVNFSPSVINKYLGRPDEAQPELEVRKWHLKGKLVASKLSVKYAMLHKIGAASWVSTNHKSTVAVMLGKLKYVVGTKANFDYGSYIFDQTLKHAGSFSVKGHIAFPSLICGIVLNQFPNILTENDSVKKRDSPMSFNHKLFLGTHVPDIVMTTGETSRVSNQPGKFVVTAMLKETCRELEARKLNLEKLISTLEMTEGDVVGEAAAVVEEAERQAEEGEADASPDDGTDDDADSESDD; encoded by the exons ATGTCTCAACAATCCAACTCATCTTCTTCCAAGAACATGTTTGGTTCTCCTAGCGCTGAACCAAGCAACCCTAATAGAGAAGATCCTGTTGCTGACTCTGCGAATACCCcacatgcaagaagacctaaagaaactgTATCAGGCTTCTCCTCAGCCATCGCTCTTGAGGAACGAACCAAAGAAGGTTCCAGGTATGTTCACAATGCCATTGCCACTATGGTGACTGGAATACTGTCTGGTAATCATAAGGTCCTTGGGGTTTCCATTCCCTTAAACACTATTGAACCTGATATTGTTACTTATCAAGAAAATATTGAGTCTTTAGGAAAGAATATCTCTGATGATGTTGAGCAAACTGATGCTCATAAGGAGTCAAATGTTGACAAACCCTTAGATAATGTGGCTGGTGAGGAAGTTCATGTCACTcatgatgtcagtgacaaccctaactGTGAGGCTGAAACAGTAGACCTGGAGGAATTTTCTGATAATGAGTTGTTGTCCTCTGTCctccctagcatagccaaaagggttaggatTAGGAGAGAAAAGAAAATTGTGGCTCAAAGATCCCCCGGAAAGAAGATTGATGTTCCAACCTCTTCCAAGACAACGGTGGCAGTCGAGAGTTCCCTCAAGAGGAAAGTTCATGGTCCAaccaaatcttggagcaaagaggtgcccaagaaaaagAAGACCAAGTCTGTTGTTGTTGAGTCTGACTCAGATGTTCCGTGTAATGTCTCTGACACtct GTGGAAATATGTTTATCAAAAGAGGCTGGCTTTGGAAAGGGAATTAGTCCAGAATGTCCTAGACTGTAAGGATATTATGGACCTTATTCAAGGGGCTGGTTTATTGAAGACTGTGACTCAGTTTTCAAAGTGCTATGAGATGTTGGTAAAGGAATTTATTGTTAATTTGTTTGAAGAATATGTTGATGGCAAGTCTAAGGAGTTCAGGAAAGTGTATGTGAGAGGCAAGTGTGTAAATTTCTCTCCTTCAGTGATCAACAAGTATTTGGGAAGGCCTGATGAagctcaacctgagcttgag GTAAGGAAGTGGCATCTCAAAGGAAAATTAGTGGCAAGTAAACTGAGTGTCAAGTATGCAATGCTGCACAAGATTGGAGCTGCTAGCTGGGTGTCCACCAATCATAAATCTACAGTTGCTGTAATGCTTGGAAAGCTTAAATATGTTGTTGGAACCAAAGCCAATTTTGACTATGGCTCCTATATTTTTGATCAAACTTTGAAGCATGCAGgaagcttcagtgtgaagggTCATATAGCCTTTCCTTCTCTCATTTGTGGTATTGTTTTGAATCAGTTTCCAAACATCTTAACAGAGAATGATTCTGTGAAGAAAAGAGACAGCCCTATGTCCTTCAATCATAAGTTGTTCCTAGGTACccatgtccctgacattgtcatgacaaCAGGTGAGACATCACGTGTAAGCAATCAACCAGGTAAATTTGTTGTCACTGCAATGCTCAAAGAAACTTGCAGGGAGTtagaggcaaggaagctgaaCTTGGAAAAATTGATCAGCACTTTGGAGATGACTGAAGGTGATGTGGTTGGTGAAGCTGCTGCTGTTGTAGAAGAAGCTGAAAGACAAGCTGAAGAGGGAGAAGCAGATGCCAGTCCTGATGATGGCACAGATGATGATGCTGACTCTGAGTCAGATGACTAG
- the LOC127075625 gene encoding mediator of RNA polymerase II transcription subunit 15a isoform X4, whose product MDSGNQVANIATMRWKTTESRRRVVKAIVKELIKQGSPDPKLTLNDAIQSVSQFEVNASASAKTQDEYISLVREQIKRIRARSWKTVVVKKKITNPSATAEIDANGDWQEHVYERLQFLKQRYYYAVQSLYRNCCRDLQVDPSKEFVGLKRKSQLENILSLFELSKSQITADMKDQARKAEEYIRNALNILNKQPNRQQSPDVQLKQLFFGPSNSIFSQPNNMVSQDHRVAMPIGSSQHGIINQSSIVKGQSNAVKQQTNIAFQEFGVNNNTPRISATQAFGTRTKTERILPLIKESNAVKQETNIALQEFGVNNNAPRILATEAFGTRTNTERILPLIKESNDQNQGFHNTKVQSHAMQKLIRALTSVSPEALSAAVGEIEEVVHLNDKIPEVVDEQGLPIVITPGGWKMPRSFISTTCDTPSMLEGFNQFTYTAESNLNSFTIKGKHSQTVQENQNLLAEIKDINNQLFDCEVVIAEKENAKSAVGVATDQSEGLVVKILYNAVTINQNIISHFTADKKSLIEPLRLLIPSSYPSCSLVILDELPLEVSDDLSALSERAKEKLRFNLGKMNEPLLIKDIARVWERCAREAILDYAHANSGGSFTSMHGGLEAC is encoded by the exons ATGGATAGTGGTAACCAGGTTGCTAACATTGCGACCATGAGATGGAAAACAACTGAGTCTCGGAGAAGGGTTGTAAAGGCCAT CGTGAAAGAATTAATCAAGCAAGGTTCTCCCGATCCAAAACTTACCTTAAATGATGCTATTCAATCTGTAAGCCAATTTGAGGTGAATGCGAGTGCTTCTGCTAAAACCCAG GATGAGTACATTAGTTTGGTGAGAGAGCAGATAAAGCGGATTCGTGCACGGTCTTGGAAGACTGTTGTTGTAAAAAAAAAGATCACTAACCCTTCTGCTACAG CAGAAATAGATGCAAACGGAGACTGGCAGGAGCATGTTTATGAAAGG CTTCAATTTCTGAAACAAAGATATTACTATGCAGTCCAATCACTTTACCGAAACTGTTGTAGAGATCTTCAG GTTGATCCTTCAAAAGAATTTGTCGGACTTAAACGTAAGAGTCAACTGGAAAATATTCTTTCACTCTTTGAACTGAGTAAAAGCCAGATCACTGCTGATATGAAGGATCAAGCAAGAAAAGCAGAGGAATATATACGAAACGCTCTAAATATTCTCAACAAGCAGCCCAACAGGCAGCAGTCACCTGATGTGCAACTCAAGCAACTGTTTTTTGGCCCATCCAATTCTATATTTTCTCAACCG AACAATATGGTTTCTCAAGATCACCGAGTTGCAATGCCAATTGGTAGTTCACAGCACGGTATTATAAATCAATCGTCAATAGTAAAAG GCCAGAGCAATGCTGTCAAACAACAGACAAACATTGCATTCCAAGAATTTGGTGTAAACAATAACACTCCAAGGATTTCGGCAACTCAAGCATTTGGTACAAGGACCAAGACCGAGAGGATTTTACCCTTGATTAAAGAAAGCAATGCTGTCAAACAAGAGACAAACATTGCACTCCAAGAGTTTGGTGTAAACAACAACGCTCCAAGGATTTTGGCAACTGAAGCATTTGGTACAAGGACCAACACTGAGAGGATTTTACCCTTGATTAAAGAAAGCAATGATCAAAATCAAGGATTTCACAACACTAAAGTGCAAAGTCATGCAATGCAGAAGCTGATTAGAGCG TTGACATCTGTTTCTCCTGAAGCACTGAGTGCAGCAGTTGGCGAAATTGAAGAGGTGGTTCATTTGAATGATAAAATACCAGAGGTGGTTGATGAACAAGGACTACCAATCGTCATTACTCCCGGAG GATGGAAAATGCCTCGCAGCTTTATTTCAACCACCTGTGATACTCCTAGCATGCTTGAGGGTTTCAATCAGTTCACTTACACTGCGGAATCTAACTTAAATTCTTTCACAATTAAAGGAAAACACTCACAAACTGTG CAGGAAAATCAGAACCTTTTAGCAGAAATAAAAGACATAAACAATCAATTGTTCGATTGTGAGGTGGTTATCGCTGAAAAGGAAAATGCTAAAAGTGCGGTTGGAGTAGCTACTGATCAAAGTGAAGGTTTAGTTGTTAAAATCCTGTATAATGCAGTGACTATCAATCAGAACATTATATCTCACTTTACTGCTGATAAAAAG TCATTGATCGAACCGCTACGATTGCTTATTCCTTCAAGTTATCCCTCTTGCTCTCTTGTTATTCTCGACGAATTGCCATTGGAAGTCAG TGATGACCTGAGCGCTCTATCTGAGAGAGCAAAAGAAAAGCTGCGATTTAATCTTGGAAAAATGAATGAACCACTGTTGATTAAAGATATAGCAAGAGTGTGGGAACGTTGTGCTAGAGAAGCAATCCTTGATTATGCACATGCTAATAGTGGTGGAAGTTTTACCTCAATGCATGGAGGGTTGGAGGCCTGTTGA